TTTTATCTCCTCCCTCAAAGCTTACGCCCTTACCGCTGCCCCAATTGCAGTCTCAGCCAGTCACTACGGCtgtcaaggatgaggacCAGGAGATGGTCGACGAGGAGTCAGTTCTAGACGAAATCATACCCGCTGAAACCGCTGAACCAGTCGACACCAAAGACAGGCGTCAGCAGCTGTCTTCACCTGCACCTGCTTTTTCTGCCGTGAACGATGTGACTCCAGTGCAGGAGAGGCCTTCCGCATCACATGacagaagagaaaaagatcAGAATAAGGTGTCAGATATAAacatcaagaagatggaagaagcaaaGGAGCGAGGAAAAGAACATAACTATGGTGATCAGAGGGACACGGGAGTCGAGAAGCTAGACGACAGACGGAAAGCCATTGACAAATCTCCAGGAACACATGAGGCGCAAGTAGACTACCCGTACGATAATAATGTCAATGATGACATTGAAGTGAGTTGAGAAAGTAGCGATTGGCCGAGATTTATGCTGATCATTGGGCAGATCAACGGGGAACTGCCACCTTCGACTACAGCACCTACCGACATACTGAATTTTTCTACGTCTTCTCAGGCCACAAATAGTAGTACGCTCAACCATGCTTCTACCATGGCTGCTAAGGCTTTAGGTGTCAGGCCTGCTACTGGGCCGGTCAAAAGCTTGCAACTTGCTGCCGCCGCGGCCAAAAAGGTGAGTTTGATAGTTGTGGTACGGATGCTAGTGTGACATGAGAGTCTTCTCTAACATGTTATGTGCCTTGTTCAGGAACAAAACGCAGCTAGTCGCAAAGCGGCCATGCGAGATCAAGCGGATAAGCGTAAGGAGCTGTTAGCCCAGAAAAAGGCTGAGGAAGAACGTCAACGAGCCGacgaagaaagaaaggcAAAAATAGCAGAGCtagaggagaagagaagactgCGGGCTGAGCATGAGAAAcgcaagaaggagagggaagctAGGGTAGCTGCTATCGCCAAGGAGAGAGTggccaaggaagaaagggaaatgcAGGCAGCTAAGGTGAAGGTGAGCTTCAAAACCGTCATTTCTAGATTAAGCTGAGCAGAATTCATCACCAggccgaagaggaagcCGCACGCAAGAGAAAGCTAACAGTGGCGCTCAATAAATCCCAGTCTTCTGGCGTGCCTGCCACCAAACGTCTTGCAGGCCACAATCAGTCTCTAGCGAAAGGCAAAGAGCCTTTCCGTCCTACAAAGACTACATCCACTCATCCCCTTTCCCAATCGACCACCACTGAGCAGCAAGCTCCCAAGGCCTTCCGAACGGCGGAGACTACACACACTCAGTCTTCAACCATCACACTTGTAAAGCAAACTCAGCGCGAGAGTCACGTAGAACGAAAACCGCTAGGTCAGCCTTCGAGGCTCTCGGCGATGGAGAATCAAGCTATGAGACAGCCGCAACATCAGCAGAACCAAATTCCTCAGCAAAGTTCGTCAGCCGCCCCTCAAAGCTGGGCACAGGTTCAGAGCTCCTTGGATGAGAAAGCAATGGCGCAACAGTCAGAGGATATCGTGTTACCAGACATCGCTTCAGAGTAGGCTCACAACTGTACCACTTGTCCTCCATTAGCTAATGTCGTCTCTATCAGGTACTCTGATCCCGACGAGGACAGCACTCGCGACTTTGACCGACCAGCCTGGGCTGAATCACCTGAGCTGCGCAAAGCTCTTGAAGCCCAAGCGCACATTAACCCAGACGATCTATTTGGTCCTATCAAACCTCTTAACATGGAGGAATTGTTCAAGGTCCGGGCTGGCAAGTTTAGGGCCAGAACAAGTTCAGCGAATTGGAGCAGAGGCGATGGGCTTACTAGAGCCGAGGAAGTGGACTAcgcgaggaggatggggtTCACTTCCTTATCCTACTATGATGAGGCTGGAGGTAATGGACCGCATCGGGGATAGAGAATGTCGTAAAAAGGGAATTTGAATAGATAGGCAAACCTGCTCGATTTGTACGGGCATGTGTGTATTTTCCGTATACTGTATTGAACACATTAATCAAATGGCCTTTTTGAAATGAACAGCGTGACATCTTGTTCGGCCAATTTCCTGCGATAACAAATTTAAATTCTTTAGCGAGGAGGCCTTCCATCAAACAATCAAGCTGGACTAAGCCGACGAGATTGCACTGTGAGTATCTTGCTTGGTGCGGTCCAGGAAAACGCAATCCTTTGGTTGGCAGCAAACACCATGTCTACAGCATCTTAGTCAAGCCAACAATACGTTGCCCGGACTGACgtgaatgatgaagaagaggtcggAGGTTAGAGTAGCAGCTGTAGCTAAGCGCGACGCGTCTTTTTGTTCCCAGATCGAAGAAACGCGTCGTTGCAGGGTCATTGAACTGTCGTTGGGCATGGCATCTTGTACAGGTGCGTTTGCCTCAAGTTGAGGGGCTATGAGTAAGGGCtatggatggggaaggTGAGGATGGCGTTGGGTAAGCCTTTGCATGCCGAGAATACAGGAAAGCGCACCGAAGATATATATCTACGGCCGTAGTTCATTCGCGTCTCAGGGGTAACTCAGCAACGACGCGTCGATCCGCGGTTTGTTTTGCGAAGTCGTGAGTGTTTGTCTCTCTCCGTTCAGATCCTGATCCCACTTTCTCATCTATCTCTCGTTTGCATTTGTAAAATACCTCCATCCACACCCCAACTCCAACAACATGCCCACTGATGGCGCTGGCGCCGGCGCCATGTATGCCTCAGAGTTAGTCACGCATAATCACGGCTATCAATCATCGAGTCCTACATCGGGCAACTGGTGCTTTTGCGGAGGTCCTGTAGAGGAAGGTGGCATCTACTGTAGTGTCGGTGAGTCATCAGCCAATTGTCTCATCTGCGCCATCCTGCACTGTGTTGTAATTTTCTTCGCCATCCACTAACACGCATTATCCATTCTCAGCCTGTGCTCGATACGACGCGATCAACTCTCTGTGCTATAAAAGCCATCAATCACCTCTCCTCGCGCAAAACATCGACTTCCAACAGGCCGGATCGCTCACACAAGCTCCTTCTCAGCCCTTACTTCTAGGTTCTTCGTCAACAGCATCATCAACAGCCGCAATTGCTGGCGACGACGATCACTGGCACGCTCCACATTATCGCCTGTCGCACGCCGATATGAGAAagcaagaaagaagagatgaaagaaggcgGAGACGAGCAGAAGGAAGCTCTAGCGGATCGATGAGCAGCAACCGAAGCACAGTTCAGtcgacctcttcttcaatagCATCGCGTGCTGTCCCAGATCTTGTGGGAGGGGGCGGACATTCGCGTAATCCATCCGTTGCAAGTTCTGTCACGTCGTTGGCATCATCGGCCTTTAGCTTATCGAGGAATCCCTCTGTCGCAAGTAACCATTCGAAAAGAGGACTTGGTGGGGGCTTTAATGTTGATAGCATCATCATGGAGACCGAAGGGGAGCAAGAATGGCTTCGCTCAGAGTCCTCCAAGCCCTATGGATCCATTTCGCTGGCGAGGCAGACTCATCATAAGCCGCTAAATAGCCGCTCAACGAGTGGCCGTCAGAGAAAAAACACGCCTGATTTGCCTTTGGGTATGGGTCAAGACATGCGTGACGTACTTGAGGAGATTATCCAAATGGAACAATCATATCTTGTCGACGATACAAATTCCCCGACCTCACCTGAtgatcctcctcccccgcGGCTTTTCAGCAGTCAGTTCGGTCCTCCTCGCACACCCTCCCCATCTTCAAATAGAAAACGCGCTCCTCCGGCGCCTGGTGCGCCTGATACTTCTGTCAGAGGACATCGATCTACCCTGTCCCAAAATGCGCTGGCTCCGCCACACACGCCGGCGTGCCAACCCCAGAGGGGTCCCCGCCCATCTTCATTATTCGGTATGCATCAATCATCTCTTTCGGAATCACACACTGCGTTGTATCTTGCAACTGCTTCTCCAGCGGCTGCGGAAACTCGTAGCGCGTCTCCTAAACTCGAGACTCGCCGAAGTCTTGTCTTTACCGCCGATAATGCAGGGCCTTCCATCAATGTCGACACCGAACACCTCTCTACTGGAGTTCCTAGTCTCACCCTACCTCGGCGAAACTCTGAAGCGAACTCTCCAATGGTCACACCCATGAACCGCAGGTTCGTACAAAATCGCACCCCCAAGGCAATTCATCCAtcgatggatggatggagattCCCGTCTCCCATGAATGCGACTACTCCTACTCGAAGTGCTCGCCAAAGCATACCGGACACCCCTCTTATGGGAGAGTCAAGAGGAATTCATGGAATCGCCCAAAATAGATGCTGTAGCCCAGAACGCATCACCCCTGCGTTACTTTGGCCTCCTCAGTCCCGACCGCGCGGCGATTCGCCTCCCATAAATCTTGAGCCGTCCCTCTTTCCTGGCTCGCCAGTTGCTATACCATATAGTGTTAATCCTCTTTCACACGTGGAACGTGGTAATATGACGCAGGGCGATAGAGAGGATGATATTATGGATGTAGAGATGCGTGGGAGCCCAGGATACCATGATAGCTCAACAGAAGTGCCTGggaatggaggaagatatCTACTAGTGCCCCTGGAAACTGAGAGTTCCCGAGGTACTAGTCACAGGTGGTAAAGATATGAGGACGAGCAAGGCCTTGATGGCTTGATGGCGGATATGAATTATGACGCGCAACGGCGTCGCCCAGCTAGAAGTTTGTATGTTAGCTTTCTTCGTGTCTCATGAAGCTCTTAAAAGGGTAGGAAAAAGAAGTTTACGTTTGCAGAATTTGCATATTCAGCTTAGCAATTCCTATCTAACATTCACTTGCAATTCGATGTGTATTCGTTGTCTTCTTTAGCTTCTAAAGGCTAGTATCTGCCCTGTCCTTCATTTGTGCTATGGTCTTATGAATGCTAGAAATAGACTCTCAAAGACGCTTGGAGACCGTCCCCAAGACAAACATGTAACCCCTAAAATATGGCCCTACTCATTTCGTTAGACGACAGACGACAAACAGCATCAAGGCAATTCAGTTATGGAATAATATGATATATACGGGAATCACTGTCTATGTATGTCAACATCCAACAGCACCATCAATGCCATAAGGGCATTGGTCTCCCCCACATATTTAAACGATTGATCTATGCGACAGACGAATGACCAGCCCTCCGTCGTTGCTGCTGTGATTGGCGACCTAGCAGTTTCCTAAAcgaagcagaagcaggtTGGAAGAATGATAGTTGTATTTAACTTTCAGTCGCTCGACGCTTTCCGGGTCATTGTGGATGCTAGAAACGCATGAGTTTGCTTTTTGAATGTAAACCACGAGGTGCTCATACATACCCATCAAAGTAGGTCGCGCCAAGAAGAGCGTCCGATTTTCGATAGCCCTCCATCAGGCTTCGCTGTGTCAGCAACTCTTGCGTGCAAACCTAAAGCATCTTACTCAAAGAAACCCATTCTGCGCTTTTCAAAGCTTTTGAACAGTTAGCCAAGGCTTTATTTCCGTACGAGTATATGTCTCACTATTGCTGTTCCACTATGACAGCATGTCTTAGCTAAAATGTCCCTTGCCtaaaaggaaagaaaaaaaggtaaAACTTACTGATTCTGACTGCTCGAGGGTCTGCATATCAAAGATTAACTTATTCATAGATATGTGGCCTAATGACAGATGTAATACTTACGCATTTCACCTAGTTCGTCGACATAGACTAATATCGGGCGTGAGCTGCAGAATCTATCCGAGGCCATGGGTTACGACCACTTACGCGGCGAAGCAAAAAAATCATATCTGTGCAGGTTCAGTACTAAGTAACGGGGGAAGAGTCCATGAGCTCACATAGCAAATAGAACATCTTCACAGGTTATTCCCTGAGACATCAGTGTAAGTACTAAAAACAAGCCGTTAGTCCTCGTGAAACTCGCCATTCTATTCCTGACGCGAATGGACCATCCTGTCTCTACATGACCCAGGTTTAGTTCTTCAACGATAGGAGACGTAGCTGGCTGCCCTCTCTCTTTTATCCCTGTTAGGGAGTTTTCGGTGAGCGTTTTTCCCAGTTAGAAGAACTGAATGGCTCAGCTGACATTCCTAACCGCATAAATCACCAACATGGATGTGTCAGCAATTACAGTTGTGGTGCTGCCGAAAAAGGAGCATACAGTTTCGGTATCTACGAGACATAAATAAGTTCTAAAGATCCTTTGAACGTGCGAAAGGCTTACCGTCATAATCAACCCAAATGGCCGCAAACATGGGGTGCTGCAGTCGTGAATTTGTCAGCGTCTgatccttcttcatgtTTCTTCCCCTAAGACGGTTCCTTCATTCTGGGAATTTTTTCTCTGCCATAGCCCGCCTTTTTAACTCGTCTGGGGATCTTCAATTTCCTCGATTATGAATCGAATTTACCTCAATCGTATTCCACGTGAGATACTTTGCATAGGGTTTCGGATCCCAAGTTCGTAACTGCAAAAGAGGATGTATCTTGAGAGGAGTTGGAAGCTGAGCAGCTTGCAGATAGGAAAGTACCTGTTATTGCATATGATATATCGAAAATGACAATGTTAGCGTGCCAAGGCGTAGCAACCCGTCGAGTATTCGGCGGAGGAAAGAATACATACGGGACCATAGCCTGGGCGCCTGTTCTATGGTTAGTGGCTAGTGCGAAATTGAAATTCTACATGACACACGATGGCTTAAAAGGACCGATTGTGATCGCTGGAAAGTAGTGGTTTTTCAGTGAAAAGCAAGTCGAGTGTTGTGGTTAGTGAGTGGGCGAGAAAGAACGCACCGGCATCACGGGGGGCACCTGTGGGCACGAGAGCCATGGCGTGGAAGTTGTATGGGGGAAGAGCAGAGTAACATGGCGGCTATCTACATTGCATCTGCTGTATATAAAGGCGGGTTATATCGAGGTGTGCAAGCGTAGACTGTCAATCAACCCAAAGGATCAAAGGACCCAAACAATAATGCAACGGGCTTTTCCGGATTCGGCACGTAGTATCTGTGCGATTACGTAAAACAGTGCTCGGCGTCTAGTAATAGGTAGCCTTGTTCGGCCCGGCGACATCCGACGAGTCCTCCAGCCGCTGCCATTtccccatctcatctcatctcctccatatCCTCGACAACCTCCTGCCCTCCGCCTATCCATCATGGAGCTCTACATGTACACCCCTCCGGTCTATATGGCCCCATTGAGGCCTTTAGTCAAGCCAGCACCATCCGTCCCCATCGTCAAGGAAGCCCCAATACCAGAGCTCTTCCAAGCTCCCGAGGGCCAATATAGCCTTGCAGAACCGGGATCCATGTTTCCCCTTCTAGGGAACACCTCGCCTAACGTCGCGTCAGAATTAAGGCTGGCATGTCAGCCCGGACCGTTCCTTGGAGGTCCCGGTTTTGGTATTCCTCCCACTCCGCAACAAACCAGCCCCAGTGCcgcctctgcttcatctACATGTTTCGGAGCCACCCAGATCAATGGAAAGTGGGAACCCATTTATCCTACAAGAATGAGTTGGGTGACGGTCCAATTCCCCTCAAAGACTGGAGATAGGGGGTTTGGAGGTCTGCTGGGTAAAAGCGGGAAGGGTGATACAGCTGCCTTTCTTCCGCCTGCTGCTGCGGATGGACGATACCCCACCAAGTCCAGCtactcatcttcctctagctcatcatccccaATCTCATCAGAGCCACAATCTGTCCCATTCGCCATGTCCCCTCCAACCATTCAGTCCAAATGGCCATTTACCAAAACTATCAATGCCATCCCCAGACCTAAGACGAACATGCGTAATTCGACCTCCGACTTTGTCCAAAGGGTAATCGGGCTGGACTCTGCCTCTAAGTATCTGGCTGAGAAAGGCAAAACCGTTTCTGAAGTGGTCAAATGGGGCTGCTGGCATATGGGACGACAGTGGGCTTGGGGTGATTTTGGTAAGCAGGCGAACGAGGctgagaaaaagaaggtaGGGACCGGTCAAAATGGGTAATCGACAAATTAGCTGATTATCCCAGAAGGAAGCACTTGTCAAAGTGCTGTTCTCGACACCTTTGACCTGCACCGCTATCATCAATCAGACAGCAAGTGCCGATAGGCTCGACGTCATCATTGGTTTTGAGACCGGGGACCTGCTTTGGCTTGATCCTATCCTTGGAAAGTACACTCGACTCAATAAAAATGTACGCATGTTGTTGCCTCAGCTGGTATGCAATTTAACTGATTACTTTGCAGGGCGTATTGAACTCCTCCCGGGTGGTCGGCATCTATCCCGATCCCCGACAGCCTACCCATTTTTTAGTACTTTTCGCAGATAACACCATTTTGAGGTTCAACATCTCTCTAGAGGACCCAATAAATGCTGCAAACATTACTTCCCATCCTTGGGATGTCTTTTTTGATCGCGTTCTCCTAGCCACCACGAACGGGCATGATCCCAGCTTGAGCAGTGATAGTGGTACCGGTCTTTCTCTCGATAGAGAGCAAGATGTTGAACTTCTGAAGTGGAAAAACGAGGATTGGGTTGCAGGGGTGGAGTCTGAAAAGCCGAAGGATAAGAACGCGATTGTATTTACGGGGCGAAACCCCGTAGCAGCCCTTAAAATTGGAGATGCACGAATCAATGGTAAGTGTTTGAGTTGTTCAtcctttttgtttttgttcATTGTTAACCGGAGACGTATAATAGCTTTAGCGTACTCTCCTGATGGTGGAAAATTGGCCTCGGTGTCATCTGACGGTCTGTTGAGAGTAATCGATACGAGTGAAGAGCGGTGAGTGTACCATCTGTCTCTTGTCCATATCCAAACCTAATGCGTTTTCGAAGTATTACCGACACGTTCTCCAGTTATTATGGAGGCTTGAAATGCGTAAGCGATGGCAAAATTCAATTCAAGCATTGCGCTTACCTCATTTAGGTCGTTTGGTCTCCCGATTCTCGCCTGATAGCAGCAGGAGGCGAAGATGACTTCGTCACTTTGTTTTCTATAGGGCGAGACGCCCGCATTATCGCGAGATGCCAAGGCCACAGCTCCTACATTACAAGTATCGCGTTTGATCCACAAAGCAATAATCCTTCGTCAAGGGCTTATCGATTCGTCAGTAcgggagaggatgggaagtTGTTATTTGTAGGTCCCTATTAGCTCTTATTGTCTTTGCGTCCTGTTTAACTGAAAAATGATAGTGGGACTATTCTCCTGCTACTGTGCACAAACCACGACAACATCACGTAAACGGCTCTGTGCAGCGCGATGCGGCTGCTAGCTCCATGACTGTTAACATCTTGGATCATTCACGCTCCCATACTCCGGCTGAGCGTACTTCTGGCAGATTTCACTCGGCTCCGTCGCGTAAATCAATCCCCACCCTTCAGCCTGTTATGGTGagtctccttctcttcgcattttttttttttttttaca
The genomic region above belongs to Cryptococcus neoformans var. neoformans JEC21 chromosome 4 sequence and contains:
- a CDS encoding WD-repeat protein, putative is translated as MELYMYTPPVYMAPLRPLVKPAPSVPIVKEAPIPELFQAPEGQYSLAEPGSMFPLLGNTSPNVASELRLACQPGPFLGGPGFGIPPTPQQTSPSAASASSTCFGATQINGKWEPIYPTRMSWVTVQFPSKTGDRGFGGLLGKSGKGDTAAFLPPAAADGRYPTKSSYSSSSSSSSPISSEPQSVPFAMSPPTIQSKWPFTKTINAIPRPKTNMRNSTSDFVQRVIGLDSASKYLAEKGKTVSEVVKWGCWHMGRQWAWGDFGKQANEAEKKKEALVKVLFSTPLTCTAIINQTASADRLDVIIGFETGDLLWLDPILGKYTRLNKNGVLNSSRVVGIYPDPRQPTHFLVLFADNTILRFNISLEDPINAANITSHPWDVFFDRVLLATTNGHDPSLSSDSGTGLSLDREQDVELLKWKNEDWVAGVESEKPKDKNAIVFTGRNPVAALKIGDARINALAYSPDGGKLASVSSDGLLRVIDTSEERITDTFSSYYGGLKCVVWSPDSRLIAAGGEDDFVTLFSIGRDARIIARCQGHSSYITSIAFDPQSNNPSSRAYRFVSTGEDGKLLFWDYSPATVHKPRQHHVNGSVQRDAAASSMTVNILDHSRSHTPAERTSGRFHSAPSRKSIPTLQPVMSKTVDVTILTNVYCLPDAIATVSRQGVARFWMRPSSRPPPA